A stretch of the Bradyrhizobium arachidis genome encodes the following:
- a CDS encoding LuxR C-terminal-related transcriptional regulator produces MTTSAIDHDKLSRVIGRLGDAAIDPAAWPAIMDDLCRAAGATGAVLLQADIRTPDVPRTASMDEALQRYFGQSWHVSDPRARGVPRAMSGEVITDEDCVTPDEMRSDPMYNEVLRPFGLQWFAGIGFWAGSASWVLTLQRTSREGAFDMRDTRLLAQLAPRLTETATLSTAIGRVALHSMTNVLDRVRQPALVIDRAGRVLSRNEAADAGFDDEIRIRDRRLVVRDKLAMARIDRLIDAIRFTAEHHALSHEPILIRRMAKPPVALRVLPIDGAARNVFLGARAMLTLSNLVPRLPPEPNLIAQAFDVTPAEARLVSLLASGLSVEQASERLRIARETARNHLKSVFSKTGTHRQVELISLVAQLM; encoded by the coding sequence TTGACGACAAGCGCGATCGATCACGACAAGTTATCCAGGGTCATCGGCCGCCTTGGCGATGCCGCGATCGATCCGGCGGCGTGGCCCGCGATCATGGACGATCTCTGCCGCGCGGCCGGCGCGACCGGCGCCGTGCTGCTCCAGGCCGACATCCGCACGCCCGACGTGCCCCGCACGGCTTCGATGGATGAGGCCTTGCAGCGCTATTTCGGGCAGAGCTGGCACGTCTCCGATCCCCGTGCCAGAGGCGTTCCTCGCGCCATGTCGGGTGAAGTCATCACTGACGAAGATTGCGTAACACCGGATGAGATGCGCAGCGACCCCATGTACAATGAGGTGCTGCGCCCTTTTGGATTGCAGTGGTTCGCGGGCATCGGCTTCTGGGCCGGCTCGGCCTCCTGGGTGCTGACCTTGCAAAGGACGTCGCGTGAAGGTGCGTTCGATATGCGCGACACGCGGCTTCTGGCCCAGCTTGCGCCACGGCTGACGGAAACGGCAACGCTCTCGACAGCGATCGGCCGCGTCGCGCTTCACAGCATGACGAACGTGCTCGATCGGGTGCGACAGCCCGCGCTCGTAATCGACCGCGCCGGACGCGTGCTGAGCCGGAACGAAGCGGCAGATGCGGGCTTCGACGACGAGATCAGGATCAGGGATCGGCGGCTTGTCGTTCGAGACAAGCTTGCGATGGCCAGGATTGATCGCCTGATCGACGCCATCCGCTTCACCGCCGAGCATCACGCGCTTTCCCACGAACCAATCTTGATCCGCCGGATGGCCAAGCCGCCGGTGGCCTTGCGCGTGCTGCCAATCGACGGCGCCGCGCGCAACGTGTTTCTCGGTGCCCGCGCAATGCTCACGTTGTCCAACCTCGTGCCGCGCTTGCCGCCCGAGCCGAACCTGATCGCGCAGGCCTTCGACGTCACGCCGGCGGAAGCACGGCTGGTATCGCTCCTTGCCAGCGGTCTCTCGGTCGAGCAGGCCTCCGAGCGGCTGCGTATCGCGCGCGAGACCGCGCGCAATCATCTGAAGTCGGTATTCTCCAAGACCGGGACGCACCGGCAGGTCGAGTTGATCAGCCTTGTCGCCCAACTGATGTGA
- a CDS encoding DUF4118 domain-containing protein: MSRAGLVPLLMMHPWSWRAFAVGVLVVAASAALQGVCVLLGADLYFAAFLPGVFVVGILVGAPAAVFAILLSIVLVWWAFMPPFFEFSPLTIAYAHDINLFFLFSVLLIGLADLCRQTVAIIGRGDLNAGNENTAPHSR; this comes from the coding sequence ATGAGTCGCGCAGGACTGGTTCCTCTGCTGATGATGCATCCCTGGTCGTGGCGGGCGTTTGCGGTCGGCGTCTTGGTCGTGGCGGCGTCAGCGGCTCTTCAGGGCGTGTGTGTTCTTCTCGGTGCCGATCTCTATTTCGCGGCCTTCCTGCCCGGCGTTTTCGTTGTTGGAATTCTCGTTGGCGCTCCCGCCGCGGTTTTTGCCATTCTGCTCAGCATTGTGCTGGTATGGTGGGCGTTCATGCCGCCGTTCTTCGAATTCAGCCCGCTGACCATCGCCTATGCGCATGACATCAACCTGTTCTTCCTGTTCAGCGTGCTGTTGATCGGCCTGGCCGACCTCTGCCGCCAGACCGTGGCGATCATCGGCCGCGGCGATCTGAACGCGGGAAACGAGAACACCGCTCCGCATTCGCGCTGA
- a CDS encoding LysR family transcriptional regulator — MAVKDFPYNAHPATQLRHLTIRQLRSLAALSARGSVTAASTHLGLTQPAVTQQLRQLQDLAGLPLVQRTGDGMLLTAAGREVLALADRVEAAIADCQGALDLLAGRTGGTVHLGAVSTAKYFVPHAIAEFSKRFPKIEIKLAIGNREEIREAMHGYDLDFAVMGRPPADVTVDVRQLGRNPHVIVARKGHWLAKDRGLNLTDLVHETFLTREPGSGTRTLMEGMFQRSDLEPIIGMEMSSNETIKQAVIAGLGIAFISAHTVAHELAEGRLIILDVAGLPIVRQWYVIRRSDKILLPPAQAMFDFLGSEGSAYLPDVPELRGQ, encoded by the coding sequence ATGGCCGTCAAAGATTTTCCTTATAATGCCCATCCAGCGACCCAGCTACGGCATCTGACGATCCGGCAGCTCCGCTCGCTTGCGGCGCTTTCGGCCAGGGGCAGTGTGACCGCCGCCTCCACCCATCTCGGCCTGACCCAGCCGGCGGTGACGCAGCAGCTCCGTCAGTTGCAGGATCTCGCCGGATTGCCCCTGGTGCAGCGAACCGGCGATGGCATGTTGTTGACTGCCGCGGGGCGCGAGGTGCTGGCGCTCGCCGATCGCGTCGAGGCGGCGATCGCCGATTGCCAGGGCGCGCTCGACCTTCTGGCGGGCCGCACCGGCGGCACGGTGCATCTCGGCGCAGTCTCCACCGCAAAATACTTCGTCCCGCACGCCATCGCCGAATTCTCGAAGCGCTTTCCGAAAATCGAGATCAAGCTGGCCATCGGCAACCGCGAGGAAATCCGCGAAGCCATGCACGGCTACGATCTCGATTTTGCGGTGATGGGTCGGCCACCGGCCGACGTCACCGTCGACGTCCGCCAGTTGGGCCGCAATCCGCACGTCATCGTCGCCCGCAAGGGACACTGGCTCGCGAAAGATCGTGGCCTCAACCTGACCGATCTCGTGCACGAGACCTTCCTTACCCGCGAGCCCGGCTCGGGCACGCGCACGCTGATGGAGGGGATGTTTCAGCGCTCCGATCTCGAACCGATCATCGGCATGGAGATGAGCAGCAACGAGACCATCAAGCAGGCGGTCATCGCCGGTCTCGGCATCGCCTTCATCTCGGCACACACGGTTGCGCACGAGCTCGCCGAAGGCCGGCTCATCATCCTGGACGTCGCGGGCCTGCCCATCGTGCGGCAATGGTACGTGATCCGCCGCAGCGACAAGATCCTGCTGCCGCCGGCGCAGGCGATGTTCGATTTCCTGGGATCGGAAGGCTCGGCCTACCTGCCCGACGTGCCGGAGCTGCGCGGGCAGTAG
- a CDS encoding glycosyltransferase family 87 protein, with protein MLAKGFAKTLELAQSSEAKRTMYTRLVLGAVTISVIAKTAWFSRLGSLEQRGLVDFDDFHIIAQRVWLGDVHQAYQLERLLQMQIEAFGVSNFMPWTYPPQFSLLIAPFALLPVGLAYLLFTAATLVFFLTTLRSIAGNAFALVLIVLFPALAVTLTCGQNGFLTAGLIGLVCLNVERRETSNEVFAGLALAAMVIKPHLAVAMAFYLLVTRRWVSLATAAIGVLASSVLCTALFGPQIWTALLGAVRDSATYLENGDYPLFRMISVYAALHTLGVSATLAFWGQVVAAGLALLAIVIAVLRKLPPRTALGIAALVSVMLSPYAYDYDLPIAGIGLALLLPELMRMASSGERGTIYGLIFIAGAYGMLQTAGLKAFAGPAEATSHQLIPAIGGLAMAALLALVLRMLLRRQGADQAAASSVADQRLSQPAK; from the coding sequence ATGCTCGCCAAGGGATTTGCGAAGACGCTGGAGCTGGCACAATCCTCGGAAGCCAAGCGTACCATGTACACGCGCCTCGTGCTCGGGGCGGTGACGATCAGCGTCATCGCCAAGACGGCGTGGTTCTCCCGACTGGGATCGCTGGAGCAGCGCGGACTCGTCGATTTCGACGACTTCCACATCATCGCGCAGCGCGTCTGGCTCGGCGACGTGCATCAGGCCTATCAGCTCGAGCGGCTATTGCAGATGCAGATCGAGGCCTTTGGCGTCTCGAACTTCATGCCATGGACCTATCCGCCGCAATTCAGCCTGCTGATCGCGCCCTTCGCGCTTCTGCCGGTCGGGCTCGCCTATTTGCTGTTCACGGCCGCAACCCTCGTCTTCTTCCTGACCACGCTGCGGTCGATCGCGGGCAACGCCTTCGCGCTGGTCCTGATCGTGCTATTTCCGGCGCTCGCCGTGACGCTCACCTGCGGACAGAACGGATTTTTGACCGCGGGGCTGATTGGCCTCGTCTGCCTTAATGTCGAGCGACGCGAAACATCGAACGAGGTCTTCGCAGGTCTTGCTCTCGCGGCCATGGTCATCAAGCCGCATCTCGCGGTCGCGATGGCGTTCTATCTCCTGGTCACGCGCCGCTGGGTGAGCCTCGCGACTGCCGCGATCGGCGTGCTGGCAAGCTCCGTGCTCTGCACGGCGCTGTTCGGCCCGCAGATCTGGACCGCGCTGCTCGGCGCCGTCAGGGACTCCGCAACCTATCTCGAGAACGGCGACTATCCGCTGTTCCGCATGATCTCCGTCTACGCGGCGCTGCATACGCTTGGCGTATCGGCGACGCTGGCGTTTTGGGGACAGGTCGTCGCGGCGGGCCTGGCGCTGCTTGCCATTGTGATTGCGGTACTGCGCAAGCTGCCGCCGCGCACGGCGCTCGGGATCGCGGCCCTGGTGTCGGTGATGCTCAGCCCCTATGCCTATGACTACGACCTGCCGATCGCTGGGATTGGACTTGCGCTGCTGCTTCCTGAGCTCATGCGGATGGCGAGTTCAGGTGAACGCGGCACGATCTACGGCCTGATCTTCATCGCCGGCGCTTACGGAATGCTCCAGACGGCGGGCTTGAAGGCGTTCGCCGGCCCGGCCGAAGCGACGAGCCATCAATTGATTCCCGCCATCGGCGGTCTCGCCATGGCGGCGCTGCTTGCCCTCGTCCTCCGCATGCTGCTGCGGCGGCAGGGCGCCGATCAGGCCGCAGCCAGTTCCGTCGCCGACCAACGGCTTTCGCAGCCGGCAAAATAA